The following coding sequences are from one Gossypium raimondii isolate GPD5lz chromosome 4, ASM2569854v1, whole genome shotgun sequence window:
- the LOC105780221 gene encoding protein LOW PHOTOSYNTHETIC EFFICIENCY 1, chloroplastic, which produces MQALSIWPSHGGSLVVPHLDFEHGSSCFASIKPRSRKKWSLIDGRGHSFLLLSSYARFSRSETCCRNLNCCLRFEFLCCYSKLKVVLFCEPKGGSSSGLVASAWALERQETGNELEREGSYSKDDDNGNGDRSEEVDISSEGEVELESARIDVRALARSLQFAKTADDIGKVLKDMGELPLQVHSSMISGFGRDKYMDAAMSLVEWLKRKKKESGGGIGPNLFIYNSLLGAVKHSKQFGEMEKILDDMAEEGIIPNIVTYNVLMAIYVEQGEATKALNVLEEIQEKGFSPSPVSYSTALYAYRRMEDGHGALKFFIELREKYVKGDIGRNADENWEYEFVKLEKFTVRICQQVMRRWLVKDENLSTNVLKLLRDMDNVGLKLSREDYERLIWACTREEHYLVAKELYSRIRESFSEISLSVCNHLIWVMGKAKKWWAALEIYEDLLDKGPSPNNMSYELVVSHFNILLSAARQRGIWRWGVRLLNKMEEKGLKPGSREWNAVLVACSKASETTAAVQIFRRMVEQGEKPTIISYGALLSALEKGKLYDEALRVWDHMIKVGVKPNLYAYTIMASIFTGQGNFKMVNAVFQEMASSGIEPTVVTYNAIISGCARNGMSSAAYEWFHRMKVQNISPNEITYEMLIEALANDGKPRLAYDLYMRAQNESLNLSSKAYDAVVQSSQVYGATTYLSVLGPRPPDTKKVQIRKNLTEFCNIADVPRRSKPFDRKEIYIPPKQGNQ; this is translated from the coding sequence atgcaAGCTTTAAGTATCTGGCCATCACATGGTGGCTCTTTGGTAGTACCCCATTTGGATTTTGAGCATGGTTCTTCCTGTTTTGCATCTATTAAACCTAGAAGCAGGAAAAAATGGAGTCTTATTGACGGTAGAGGTCACAGTTTCTTATTGCTTTCAAGCTATGCAAGATTTAGTAGGAGTGAGACTTGTTGTAGGAACTTGAATTGTTGTTTGAGATTTGAATTCCTCTGTTGCTACTCTAAATTGAAAGTTGTCCTCTTCTGTGAGCCAAAGGGAGGTTCTTCTAGTGGGTTGGTTGCATCAGCTTGGGCATTGGAGCGACAAGAAACTGGGAATGAACTTGAGAGAGAAGGATCATACTCAAAGGATGATGATAATGGCAATGGGGATAGAAGTGAGGAAGTGGATATTAGTAGTGAGGGAGAAGTTGAGTTGGAGAGTGCAAGGATTGATGTTCGGGCACTGGCGCGCAGTTTACAGTTTGCTAAAACTGCAGATGACATAGGAAAGGTTCTCAAAGATATGGGTGAACTGCCTCTTCAAGTACATTCAAGCATGATTAGTGGTTTTGGAAGGGACAAATACATGGATGCTGCAATGTCCCTTGTTGAGTGGctcaagagaaagaagaaagaaagtggTGGAGGCATTGGCCCAAACCTTTTCATATACAACAGCTTATTGGGTGCAGTGAAACACTCCAAACAATTCGGTGAAATGGAGAAAATCTTGGATGATATGGCTGAGGAGGGGATCATTCCCAATATTGTTACTTATAATGTTTTGATGGCAATTTATGTGGAGCAAGGAGAAGCTACAAAGGCCCTAAATGTTCTTGAGGAAATTCAAGAGAAGGGCTTCAGTCCGTCACCAGTGTCCTATTCTACTGCCTTATATGCTTATCGTAGAATGGAAGATGGGCATGGAGCTTTGAAGTTCTTTATTGAATTAAGAGAAAAATATGTGAAGGGAGACATTGGAAGAAATGCGGATGAAAATTGGGAATATGAGTTTGTTAAGCTTGAGAAATTCACAGTTCGTATTTGCCAACAAGTCATGCGGCGGTGGCTTGTTAAGGATGAAAATTTGAGCACCAATGTGCTGAAACTCCTGAGAGATATGGACAATGTTGGGCTTAAACTTAGCAGGGAAGATTATGAGCGCCTTATATGGGCTTGTACCCGTGAAGAACATTATCTTGTTGCAAAAGAACTTTATAGCAGGATTAGAGAAAGCTTTTCAGAGATAAGCTTATCTGTGTGTAACCATTTGATTTGGGTAATGGGGAAGGCTAAGAAGTGGTGGGCTGCTTTGGAGATTTACGAGGATCTATTAGACAAGGGACCAAGTCCTAATAACATGTCCTATGAATTGGTTGTGTCTCACTTTAATATATTACTTTCAGCGGCCAGACAACGAGGAATATGGCGATGGGGTGTCAGGTTGCTTAATAAGATGGAAGAAAAAGGCCTTAAACCTGGCAGCAGGGAGTGGAATGCAGTCCTTGTGGCATGTTCCAAGGCTTCAGAAACTACTGCTGCTGTGCAGATATTTAGGAGAATGGTGGAGCAAGGGGAAAAGCCCACCATCATCTCGTATGGAGCATTGCTCAGTGCCCTCGAAAAGGGTAAACTCTATGATGAAGCCCTCAGGGTGTGGGATCATATGATAAAGGTTGGTGTTAAACCCAACTTGTACGCTTATACAATCATGGCTTCAATTTTCACTGGACAAGGAAATTTCAAAATGGTTAATGCAGTCTTTCAAGAGATGGCATCATCTGGTATTGAGCCGACGGTGGTGACGTACAATGCAATTATTAGTGGGTGTGCTCGGAATGGCATGAGCAGTGCAGCATATGAATGGTTTCACCGCATGAAAGTCCAGAACATCTCACCAAATGAGATCACATATGAGATGTTGATTGAGGCTCTGGCAAATGATGGTAAACCAAGGCTTGCATATGACTTGTACATGAGAGCTCAAAATGAAAGCCTTAACCTCTCCTCAAAGGCTTATGATGCTGTTGTGCAGTCATCTCAAGTTTATGGAGCAACTACTTACTTGAGTGTTTTGGGACCTAGGCCACCAGATACGAAGAAagttcaaattagaaaaaatttgacTGAATTCTGTAACATAGCTGATGTTCCACGACGAAGTAAACCATTTGACAGGAAGGAAATTTACATCCCACCCAAACAAGGAAACCAATAA